From Arachis stenosperma cultivar V10309 chromosome 2, arast.V10309.gnm1.PFL2, whole genome shotgun sequence, one genomic window encodes:
- the LOC130961728 gene encoding homeobox-leucine zipper protein HAT3 has product MATPDEKEKMSLGLSLSLGSFGDNNNNNNNNNKNEEQEALKLNLIQKPLPQSFPNHRLSFNNLFPFHDLSSETRSFLRGIDVNSAPTFTAATAACEDENGVSSPNSTVSSISGKRSEREPNGNDENEAAERASYSRGSDEEDGGGIGGDADGDSSRKKLRLSKEQAVVLEETFKEYNTLNPKQKQALAKQLNLRPRQVEVWFQNRRARTKLKQTEVDCEYLKRCCENLTEENRRLQKEVQELRALKLSPQLYMHMNPPTTLTMCPSCERVAVSSTGSSSSSATMQSAPASASQNQMGPNIQRPVPVNPWGAMSLQRRPIESPTTRP; this is encoded by the exons ATGGCTACTCCCGATGAGAAAGAGAAGATGAGTTTGGGTTTGAGTCTCAGCTTAGGATCATTTggagataataataataataataataacaataataagaaCGAAGAGCAAGAAGCTTTGAAGCTCAATCTCATCCAGAAGCCTCTACCTCAATCATTTCCAAACCATAGGCTTTCCTTCAACAACTTGTTTCCTTTTCATG ATCTGAGCTCCGAGACGAGGTCGTTCCTTCGCGGAATAGACGTTAATTCGGCGCCGACGTTTACGGCGGCGACGGCGGCATGCGAAGACGAGAACGGCGTCTCGTCGCCGAACAGCACGGTGTCGAGCATCAGCGGTAAGCGGAGCGAGAGGGAACCCAACGGAAACGACGAGAACGAAGCCGCAGAGAGAGCCTCGTATTCTAGAGGGAGCGACGAAGAAGACGGCGGCGGAATCGGCGGCGATGCCGACGGGGATAGTTCGAGAAAGAAGCTGCGGTTGTCCAAGGAGCAGGCGGTGGTTCTGGAAGAGACCTTCAAGGAGTACAACACTCTCAACCCG AAACAAAAGCAAGCATTGGCAAAGCAGTTGAATCTGAGGCCTAGACAGGTGGAGGTGTGGTTTCAGAACAGAAGAGCAAG GACCAAATTGAAGCAAACTGAAGTTGATTGTGAATACTTGAAAAGATGTTGTGAGAATCTAACTGAAGAGAATAGGAGGTTGCAAAAGGAAGTGCAAGAGCTTAGAGCATTGAAGTTATCACCACAACTTTACATGCACATGAACCCTCCCACCACCCTTACAATGTGCCCTTCATGTGAGCGTGTAGCCGTCTCGTCCACCGGATCCTCCTCCTCGTCGGCCACCATGCAATCCGCCCCTGCCTCAGCTAGTCAAAACCAAATGGGACCTAACATTCAGCGGCCGGTTCCTGTCAATCCATGGGGAGCAATGTCACTTCAACGCCGGCCCATCGAGAGCCCGACTACCCGGCCATAA